The Brevibacillus brevis genome contains a region encoding:
- a CDS encoding HD-GYP domain-containing protein gives MRKLHITSVKPGDVIAKSVFQENGNVLLGIGVQLTPRYIERLVQLGIDTLYIQDKHTEDIMPEDVIRDETRKEAVDAVYKTMTTLMDQPQIKRRTSAPDFGSSFQKVFREIFQDLSSRKDILVNLSSLHVLDGYLFHHAVNVAVLSGVVGMAKGYNQQQMMELGIGALLFDIGMTQVPKEIWTMRTELSPEERLRVQYHTEEGFNILRNQHNISVVSAHCALQHHERYNGTGYPRQLSEKNIHEYARIVAIADVYDALVSPRPFRKSYSPSDATEYLFATGNTYFDLDLLKLFLQHVAIYPIASTVLLSTGHTGVVSKVNPLAVNRPTIRILTNEDGSEVASTYEIDLYDKEWMSVTIVKTL, from the coding sequence GTGAGAAAATTGCATATTACTTCGGTAAAGCCGGGCGATGTCATCGCAAAGAGCGTATTTCAGGAAAATGGAAACGTTCTGTTGGGAATCGGGGTACAACTAACCCCCCGTTACATCGAACGGCTTGTTCAATTGGGAATTGATACCCTTTACATTCAAGACAAGCACACTGAAGATATCATGCCGGAAGATGTAATCCGCGATGAGACGCGTAAAGAAGCCGTGGATGCCGTGTACAAAACGATGACCACCCTCATGGATCAGCCGCAGATCAAGCGCCGTACGTCCGCCCCTGATTTCGGGAGCAGTTTTCAAAAGGTTTTTCGGGAAATCTTTCAAGACTTGAGCAGTCGCAAAGACATCTTGGTCAACCTGTCCAGTCTTCACGTGTTGGATGGTTACCTTTTTCACCACGCTGTCAATGTCGCCGTTCTGTCTGGTGTGGTAGGGATGGCCAAAGGCTACAACCAGCAACAGATGATGGAATTGGGCATAGGTGCACTTTTGTTCGACATCGGCATGACACAGGTTCCTAAGGAGATCTGGACCATGCGTACCGAGTTAAGCCCAGAAGAACGCCTACGTGTCCAATACCATACCGAAGAAGGCTTCAATATATTGCGGAATCAACATAATATCTCGGTCGTCTCCGCACACTGTGCGCTGCAGCACCACGAGAGATACAACGGAACCGGATATCCCCGTCAGCTCAGCGAGAAAAACATTCACGAGTATGCACGCATCGTCGCAATCGCGGATGTTTACGATGCCTTAGTTTCTCCGCGTCCATTTCGGAAAAGCTACTCGCCGAGTGATGCTACCGAGTACTTGTTTGCTACGGGAAACACCTATTTCGACCTCGACCTGCTCAAGCTATTCTTGCAGCACGTCGCTATTTATCCAATTGCTTCAACTGTATTGCTGAGTACAGGGCATACCGGGGTCGTTTCCAAAGTGAATCCATTGGCTGTGAATCGACCTACAATCCGTATTCTTACCAATGAAGACGGCTCTGAAGTAGCCTCCACCTATGAAATCGATCTCTACGATAAAGAATGGATGAGCGTGACGATCGTCAAAACCTTATAG
- a CDS encoding MerR family transcriptional regulator encodes MDVQVWMASKEVADRLDVHVRTLRNWLDLFVPAQERLKNPQGHYLISEAGFELLKEVKERKDSGNSSLKDIQRQLIEEGRLSEEMLLEEELAGAEETAVTLSATNKLGTGMREVEMTVHETLVQFQQELTQLSSMNHMQSTILQKIADIEEMQESLRLEMRRVTFELDLMQQRLTRRKERYARYEPRWSLNPFRWFTRSDRAAEQ; translated from the coding sequence ATGGATGTACAAGTTTGGATGGCTTCAAAAGAGGTAGCTGATCGCCTTGATGTGCATGTTCGTACACTGCGTAACTGGCTGGACTTGTTCGTACCTGCACAGGAACGTCTGAAAAATCCACAGGGTCACTATTTGATCAGCGAAGCAGGCTTTGAACTGCTCAAGGAAGTGAAGGAAAGAAAAGACAGCGGCAACAGCTCGTTAAAAGATATTCAGCGCCAACTGATAGAAGAAGGACGCCTGTCCGAGGAAATGCTCCTGGAGGAAGAACTCGCAGGTGCGGAAGAAACCGCCGTTACGCTCAGCGCCACAAACAAGCTGGGAACGGGCATGCGAGAAGTGGAAATGACCGTCCACGAGACACTCGTCCAATTTCAGCAGGAGCTCACACAACTCTCTTCTATGAATCATATGCAATCAACCATTCTGCAAAAGATTGCGGACATTGAAGAAATGCAAGAGTCCCTCCGCTTGGAAATGCGCCGTGTTACTTTTGAATTAGATCTTATGCAGCAACGCTTGACTCGTCGCAAAGAGCGCTATGCCCGCTACGAGCCTCGCTGGTCACTCAACCCTTTCCGCTGGTTTACACGTTCAGATCGCGCAGCCGAGCAGTAA